From the genome of Spirosomataceae bacterium TFI 002, one region includes:
- a CDS encoding Tat (twin-arginine translocation) pathway signal sequence: protein MEELKRKLNLMESRRGFLKTASLGFGSLALGSLLHSSSSAADAKKLAKASDGILNSGHFPAKAKRVIYLFQSGGPSQLESYDYKPELAKWHGQEIPDSIKKTQRNSGMVAGQSSFPLVKSIYDFNQYGQNGTWVSELFPHTGAIVDDLCIVNSMYTDAINHEPAVMLMQTGSQQSGRPSIGSWLSYGLGSDNENLPGFVVMISKGGGAQPLSSAAWGNGFLPSHHQGVQFRAGNEPVLYLQNPYGIHKEDRREQLDFIKSMNEHQFDIWGDPEIHSKISQYEMAYKMQSSVPDAVSTKDEPDYIYKMYGEDARIPGTYAANCLQARRLAEKDVKFIQLYHMGWDHHGGLPGGMKNQAKQTDQANAALIQDLKQRGLLEDTLVVWGGEFGRTSFSQGRLTPTDYGRDHHPGAFTMWMAGAGVKSGLVYGKTDDFSYNVAEKGVHVHDFQATLMHLLGVDHVQLTFKHQGRRFRLTDVHGHVVRDLLA from the coding sequence ATGGAAGAATTGAAAAGAAAGCTAAACTTGATGGAATCGCGACGAGGTTTTTTAAAAACGGCCTCGCTTGGATTTGGTTCTTTGGCATTGGGCAGCTTGCTTCACTCCTCGTCCAGTGCGGCGGACGCGAAAAAGTTGGCTAAAGCAAGTGATGGAATATTGAACTCAGGGCATTTTCCTGCCAAGGCAAAAAGGGTAATTTATTTGTTCCAAAGTGGAGGGCCTTCACAACTGGAATCTTATGACTACAAACCAGAACTTGCCAAATGGCATGGTCAAGAAATTCCCGATTCAATAAAAAAGACACAGCGAAACTCAGGGATGGTGGCTGGTCAATCGAGTTTTCCATTGGTTAAGAGCATTTACGATTTCAACCAATATGGACAAAATGGTACTTGGGTGTCGGAGCTATTTCCACATACGGGTGCTATCGTGGATGATCTATGTATAGTCAACTCTATGTACACTGATGCCATTAATCATGAACCAGCAGTGATGTTGATGCAAACAGGTTCCCAACAAAGTGGAAGGCCGTCAATTGGTTCTTGGTTAAGCTATGGATTGGGCTCCGATAATGAGAACCTCCCTGGTTTTGTGGTGATGATTTCAAAAGGAGGAGGAGCACAGCCGCTCAGCTCAGCAGCATGGGGAAATGGTTTTTTACCTTCTCATCATCAAGGGGTGCAGTTTAGAGCTGGTAATGAACCCGTGCTTTACCTTCAAAACCCATATGGAATTCATAAGGAAGACCGTAGAGAGCAGTTGGATTTCATAAAGTCGATGAACGAACATCAGTTTGATATTTGGGGTGATCCCGAAATTCATTCTAAAATAAGCCAATACGAAATGGCTTACAAAATGCAATCTAGTGTTCCAGACGCTGTTTCAACAAAGGATGAGCCAGACTATATTTATAAGATGTATGGCGAAGATGCCCGAATTCCGGGTACTTACGCAGCCAATTGTCTTCAAGCACGCAGACTAGCCGAAAAAGATGTAAAGTTTATACAATTGTACCACATGGGCTGGGATCACCACGGTGGTTTACCTGGCGGTATGAAAAATCAGGCAAAGCAAACGGATCAAGCAAATGCAGCATTAATTCAGGATCTCAAGCAAAGAGGACTTTTGGAAGATACTTTAGTTGTGTGGGGTGGTGAGTTTGGAAGAACTAGTTTCTCTCAAGGGAGACTAACACCTACAGACTATGGAAGAGATCACCACCCAGGAGCATTTACGATGTGGATGGCCGGAGCAGGCGTAAAATCGGGACTTGTTTATGGCAAAACCGATGACTTTAGCTACAATGTTGCCGAAAAAGGAGTTCATGTTCATGATTTTCAAGCAACTCTCATGCATTTATTGGGTGTAGATCATGTGCAATTGACCTTTAAACATCAAGGCCGTAGGTTTAGATTAACCGATGTTCACGGACATGTTGTTAGGGATTTGTTGGCTTGA
- a CDS encoding oligopeptidase B produces the protein MKKYILIFAVLTACTTKSDQMSYTWPNATAPIATEKEHIRTIHGESVQDPYYWMYDFFGKGPDSTNVINYLEAENAYLDTMMSATNDFQTKLYKEMRARIKEKDESVPYLKNGYYYYSRTDEGKEYFKFCRRKGSMEAPEEILLDVDAMAEGKAYFSVSGMEVSEDNKLLAFGVDEVSRRQYTIQVKDLSTGKLLSDKIANTEGDPVWANDNKTIFYTSKNPVTLLSEKIYRHTLGQAIAKDQMVYQENDKSNYIGVGKSKNGKWIWVYSFATLSSEMRFIDAEKPTAEFKVFQPRIKDVLYEVSSLEDRFLIKTNDGGAENFKIMECPLNATEKENWKEYNAHDPKVLIESIEEFKDFIVIQQRQNGLTELKVKALDSNEEHTVPFDEATYDAGLSQNREYNSSLLRYRYTSLITPSSTFDYDMTSKKKTLLKQQEVLGGYDKSQYQSERLYATAKDGTKIPISIVYKKGFKKDGKSPVLEYAYGSYGYSMDASFSSTRLSLLDRGFAFAIAHIRGGQEMGRQWYLDGKLMKKMNTFTDFIDCGKFLIDEGYTSAEHLYANGGSAGGLLMGVVANLAPSQYYGIIADVPFVDVINTMLDENIPLTTNEYDEWGNPNQKDAYDYMKSYSPYENIEAKDYPHMLVTTGLHDSQVQYFEPAKWVAKLRATKTDKNILLLKTNMEFGHGGASGRFDYLKDIALKYAFLGALEGRIE, from the coding sequence ATGAAAAAGTACATTCTTATTTTTGCTGTTTTAACAGCTTGTACAACCAAATCAGATCAAATGTCCTATACTTGGCCAAATGCCACTGCCCCTATTGCAACCGAAAAAGAACACATCAGAACTATTCATGGGGAGTCTGTTCAAGATCCATATTATTGGATGTACGACTTTTTTGGAAAAGGTCCCGATAGCACTAATGTGATTAACTATTTGGAAGCCGAAAATGCATATTTAGACACCATGATGTCGGCGACGAATGATTTTCAAACAAAGCTTTACAAAGAAATGCGTGCACGAATCAAAGAAAAAGATGAGAGTGTACCATACCTTAAAAACGGCTATTACTACTATTCTCGCACTGATGAAGGCAAAGAGTACTTCAAATTCTGTCGCCGAAAAGGAAGCATGGAAGCTCCTGAAGAAATTTTGTTAGATGTAGATGCAATGGCTGAGGGTAAAGCATACTTCTCGGTATCTGGAATGGAAGTAAGCGAAGACAATAAACTCCTTGCTTTTGGGGTGGACGAAGTTTCTCGTAGACAATACACCATTCAAGTGAAAGACCTAAGTACAGGAAAACTATTAAGTGACAAAATCGCCAACACCGAGGGGGATCCTGTGTGGGCAAATGACAACAAAACAATTTTTTATACCTCCAAAAACCCAGTAACACTTTTATCTGAAAAGATTTATCGCCACACATTGGGTCAAGCAATTGCTAAGGATCAAATGGTGTATCAGGAAAATGACAAAAGTAATTATATTGGTGTGGGCAAAAGTAAAAATGGGAAGTGGATTTGGGTTTATTCCTTCGCCACACTTTCGTCTGAAATGAGATTTATAGATGCCGAAAAGCCCACTGCCGAATTCAAGGTTTTTCAACCAAGAATTAAAGATGTCTTATATGAAGTTTCGAGCTTAGAAGATCGCTTTTTGATTAAAACGAATGATGGTGGTGCGGAGAATTTCAAAATTATGGAATGCCCTCTAAATGCTACTGAAAAGGAAAACTGGAAAGAATATAATGCTCACGATCCTAAAGTACTAATCGAGAGTATTGAGGAGTTCAAAGACTTCATAGTAATACAACAAAGACAAAATGGTCTTACAGAGCTTAAAGTGAAAGCTCTCGATAGTAATGAAGAGCATACCGTTCCTTTTGATGAGGCAACTTACGATGCAGGCCTGAGCCAAAACAGAGAGTACAATTCCAGCCTTTTAAGATACCGATATACATCTTTGATTACGCCTAGCTCTACTTTCGACTACGACATGACGAGCAAAAAGAAGACCTTACTCAAACAACAAGAAGTTCTCGGAGGTTATGACAAATCACAATATCAGTCAGAAAGATTGTATGCAACTGCCAAGGATGGCACCAAAATCCCAATATCTATAGTCTACAAAAAAGGCTTTAAGAAAGACGGCAAATCTCCTGTTCTGGAATATGCTTATGGTTCTTACGGCTATAGCATGGATGCAAGTTTCAGCAGTACCAGATTAAGTTTGCTCGATCGTGGGTTTGCATTTGCAATCGCTCATATTCGTGGAGGACAAGAGATGGGACGTCAGTGGTATTTGGATGGGAAGCTCATGAAAAAAATGAACACCTTCACAGACTTCATTGATTGTGGTAAATTCCTTATTGACGAAGGTTACACCTCCGCAGAGCACCTTTACGCCAACGGTGGCTCGGCTGGTGGATTGCTTATGGGTGTTGTTGCCAATCTCGCACCTTCGCAATACTACGGTATCATAGCCGACGTACCTTTTGTGGACGTTATAAATACCATGTTAGACGAAAATATACCGCTCACAACCAATGAATACGACGAATGGGGAAATCCTAATCAGAAAGATGCTTACGATTATATGAAAAGCTATTCGCCGTACGAAAACATTGAGGCGAAAGACTACCCACACATGCTTGTAACTACAGGTTTGCACGACAGCCAAGTACAATACTTTGAGCCTGCAAAATGGGTTGCGAAACTAAGGGCAACAAAAACTGACAAAAATATCCTTTTGCTCAAAACCAACATGGAGTTTGGTCATGGGGGAGCATCCGGCAGGTTTGATTACCTAAAAGATATTGCTCTTAAATATGCATTTTTAGGTGCTTTGGAAGGAAGAATTGAGTAA
- a CDS encoding Tat (twin-arginine translocation) pathway signal sequence: MFTDMLLGICWLEEVNMKSRRDFLKTTGLAAGLLAVSPFQILKAKPKLNDEIIGHGDFRYRVHKEWGVLDSGKYPVNNCHEMVQDSLGRLIMLTDEARNNILIYDKSGMLLDSWTLGLKGAHGLSIHNEGGEDFLYITDTASGKVLKTSTKGKAILSIPSPKEFEEYSRDMKFIPTETAIGPNGDIYVADGYGSQYILRYDAKGNFISKFGGDSFLQDAKFKQAHGVAIDYRDPTNPTLICTARMKNAFKRFSLEGAYLETIYLPGAFVSRPVMDDENIYSGVCFGMIEGNFNAQLNRGFVTILDKNNKVISNPGGSKPKYKNGQLQLMMQDKPIFQHCHDVCVDNDKNLYVCQWNAGKVYPYKLERV; this comes from the coding sequence ATGTTCACGGACATGTTGTTAGGGATTTGTTGGCTTGAGGAAGTAAATATGAAATCAAGAAGGGACTTTTTAAAAACTACAGGATTAGCAGCAGGATTACTAGCCGTTTCACCTTTTCAAATCTTAAAAGCCAAGCCAAAGCTAAATGACGAAATCATTGGTCATGGAGATTTTAGGTATCGTGTGCACAAAGAATGGGGAGTACTCGATTCAGGGAAATATCCAGTCAATAATTGCCATGAAATGGTGCAGGATAGTCTTGGTAGACTAATCATGCTAACAGACGAGGCCAGAAATAATATCCTTATTTACGATAAGTCTGGTATGCTACTTGATTCATGGACGCTAGGCTTAAAAGGTGCTCACGGACTTAGTATTCACAATGAAGGCGGAGAAGATTTTTTGTACATTACGGACACTGCAAGTGGGAAAGTACTAAAAACATCCACAAAAGGTAAAGCTATTTTATCCATTCCCAGTCCCAAAGAGTTTGAGGAATACAGTCGTGATATGAAGTTCATTCCTACAGAAACAGCCATTGGCCCCAATGGCGACATTTATGTAGCGGATGGGTATGGTTCGCAGTACATTTTAAGATATGATGCCAAAGGTAATTTCATTTCTAAATTTGGAGGTGATAGCTTCTTACAAGATGCAAAGTTTAAGCAAGCTCATGGCGTTGCGATAGACTATCGTGACCCTACCAATCCAACTTTAATTTGCACTGCTAGAATGAAAAATGCTTTTAAGCGATTTAGCTTAGAAGGAGCGTATTTGGAGACCATTTATTTGCCAGGAGCATTTGTTAGTAGGCCTGTCATGGACGATGAAAACATTTACTCTGGTGTTTGTTTTGGCATGATTGAAGGGAATTTCAACGCTCAGCTCAATCGAGGATTTGTAACTATTTTGGACAAAAATAATAAGGTTATTTCCAACCCTGGAGGGTCAAAGCCAAAGTATAAAAACGGTCAATTGCAACTTATGATGCAAGACAAACCCATCTTCCAGCATTGTCACGATGTATGCGTGGACAATGACAAGAACCTATACGTGTGCCAATGGAATGCAGGGAAGGTTTACCCTTATAAATTGGAGCGAGTTTAG
- a CDS encoding Site-specific recombinase XerD, with translation MASTKVKLRPDKKGRANELAIYVQVCINGKVKLYPTGQKSKVELWDAKTQKIKKSPGDNNHVKLNMIIDKKHQQIKDIIIDETLKGNELSFDTLSKLLQADKVEELGFDYWFAKFYESQNLEFRNSTLKHYKVMKNQILNFCKRKDFQLSEIDYDFYNRFKNWLITEKLQSNSTVNKRLKTLKTFLKFCGNHGAFDVSKLASFQMLTEKPATKIALTEDELMSIYKYDFGGNARLNRVRDLFSFCCFTGLRESDVQNLKPANIQGDFLKLNIIKTSMDNGIPLNQHAKAILNKYENSLPRLSQQRLNMGIKEIGKIVGLDQEQVVVRFQGGKRIEEVVPRYELLSSHVGRRTFITISIAKGIPIPLIQSITGHKDLKSFQKYIKMNDQAKLDAMKLW, from the coding sequence ATGGCAAGCACTAAAGTTAAACTAAGACCAGACAAAAAAGGTAGGGCAAATGAGCTAGCAATATACGTTCAAGTTTGCATTAACGGAAAGGTTAAGCTCTATCCAACTGGACAAAAATCGAAAGTTGAACTTTGGGATGCTAAGACACAAAAAATCAAAAAGAGCCCTGGTGATAATAACCATGTGAAGCTTAACATGATCATCGATAAAAAGCATCAACAGATAAAAGATATAATCATTGATGAAACTTTAAAGGGTAATGAATTGAGTTTTGACACTTTGAGTAAGTTGCTTCAAGCGGATAAAGTTGAGGAGTTGGGATTTGACTACTGGTTTGCTAAGTTTTATGAAAGTCAAAATCTTGAATTTAGGAACTCTACTCTCAAGCATTACAAGGTAATGAAAAATCAAATCTTGAATTTTTGTAAAAGGAAAGATTTCCAATTGTCTGAGATCGATTATGATTTTTATAATAGGTTCAAAAATTGGCTTATTACTGAAAAGCTTCAATCCAATAGTACGGTCAATAAGAGACTGAAAACCTTAAAGACTTTTTTAAAGTTTTGTGGCAATCATGGTGCATTTGATGTTTCTAAGCTGGCAAGTTTTCAGATGCTTACCGAAAAGCCTGCAACCAAAATTGCTTTGACAGAAGATGAGTTGATGTCTATTTACAAATATGACTTTGGAGGTAACGCTCGCCTCAATAGAGTAAGAGATTTGTTTTCATTTTGTTGCTTTACTGGCTTGAGAGAGTCAGATGTGCAGAATCTAAAACCAGCAAATATCCAAGGTGACTTTTTAAAGTTGAATATTATTAAAACAAGTATGGATAATGGAATTCCTTTGAATCAACATGCAAAGGCAATTTTGAATAAGTATGAGAACTCCTTGCCACGTCTATCTCAACAGAGGCTTAATATGGGAATTAAGGAAATTGGCAAAATTGTGGGATTGGATCAAGAACAAGTCGTAGTAAGATTTCAGGGTGGAAAGAGGATTGAAGAAGTGGTGCCAAGGTATGAGCTATTGAGTTCACATGTAGGTAGAAGGACATTCATTACAATTTCAATTGCGAAAGGTATTCCGATACCTTTGATTCAATCTATAACCGGACACAAGGATCTTAAATCTTTCCAGAAATACATTAAGATGAATGATCAGGCAAAGTTGGATGCGATGAAGTTGT
- a CDS encoding Acetyltransferase (GNAT) domain-containing protein, producing the protein MLFSLKSISKVVKYQVENNLSVEEFCAVLNESTLGERRPIDNPATMKGMVENAALIITARIDGKLVGVARSISDFVYCTYLSDLAVAVDFQKKGIGKELIRQTKMAIPKGKLILLSAPAAVDYYPKIGMTKHSECFYISEVSEIV; encoded by the coding sequence ATGCTATTTTCGTTAAAAAGTATATCAAAAGTGGTGAAATATCAGGTTGAAAACAATCTTAGTGTTGAAGAGTTTTGTGCAGTTTTAAATGAATCAACACTCGGCGAGCGAAGGCCAATCGATAATCCTGCAACTATGAAAGGAATGGTTGAAAATGCTGCATTGATTATAACTGCCAGAATTGACGGCAAACTTGTAGGGGTGGCCCGCTCTATCTCGGATTTTGTTTATTGCACCTATCTTTCTGACCTTGCTGTAGCTGTTGATTTTCAAAAAAAGGGGATTGGGAAAGAACTTATACGCCAAACAAAGATGGCAATTCCGAAAGGTAAGTTGATACTACTTTCTGCTCCAGCAGCTGTGGATTATTACCCTAAGATAGGAATGACAAAGCATTCTGAGTGTTTTTATATCTCGGAGGTAAGTGAGATTGTTTAA
- a CDS encoding 3-oxoacid CoA-transferase — translation MNKIVENAFEAVADIQDGAILMLGGFGLSGIPENCISALVDNKVKNLTCISNNAGVDNFGIGLMLKEKQVKKMISSYVGENKEFERQLLSGELAVDLIPQGTLAERIRAGGAGIPAFFTPAGVGTEVAEGKEIREFNGKKYLLENGLKADFSIVKAWKGDVAGNLIFRGTAQNFNGIMPAAGKICIAEVEVLVAEGELDPAEIHVPGVYVQRIFQGKNYEKRIEQRTVSQPNGNESTQEDLFNAGVGLTKFGIAKRISQEIKNGNYVNLGIGIPTLVANYIPDGMDVVLQSENGLLGIGPFPKEEDVDADFINAGKQTITLQDGASLFHSAESFAMIRGEHIDLTILGAMEVSEEGDIANWKIPGKMVKGMGGAMDLVASAKNIIVAMQQVDKYGKSKLLPKCSLPLTGINCIKKVVTELGVYEISTESGFHLIEIAPGISIEQIKDATAGKLTVAKNLKEIKF, via the coding sequence ATGAACAAAATAGTAGAAAATGCTTTTGAAGCGGTGGCAGACATTCAGGATGGTGCTATACTCATGTTGGGTGGTTTCGGCTTAAGTGGAATTCCAGAAAACTGTATTTCTGCTTTGGTAGATAACAAAGTAAAGAACCTAACCTGTATTTCAAATAATGCTGGTGTTGATAATTTTGGAATTGGATTAATGCTTAAAGAAAAGCAAGTAAAAAAAATGATCTCTTCTTATGTAGGGGAAAACAAAGAATTTGAAAGACAACTACTTAGTGGAGAACTAGCAGTGGATCTCATTCCACAAGGAACACTCGCCGAGCGTATCAGAGCTGGAGGGGCAGGAATTCCTGCCTTTTTCACTCCTGCGGGTGTAGGGACAGAAGTAGCTGAAGGTAAAGAAATACGTGAGTTCAATGGTAAAAAGTATTTACTTGAAAATGGTCTAAAAGCTGACTTCTCTATTGTAAAAGCTTGGAAAGGCGATGTGGCAGGAAATCTTATCTTCCGAGGAACAGCCCAAAACTTCAATGGAATTATGCCAGCAGCAGGGAAAATATGTATTGCGGAAGTAGAAGTACTTGTTGCAGAAGGTGAACTCGACCCTGCAGAAATACATGTCCCAGGAGTTTATGTTCAACGAATTTTTCAAGGCAAAAACTATGAAAAGAGAATCGAACAAAGAACTGTTTCTCAACCAAATGGAAACGAAAGCACTCAAGAAGATTTGTTTAATGCTGGTGTAGGACTCACAAAGTTTGGTATTGCAAAACGAATTTCTCAAGAAATCAAAAATGGAAATTATGTCAACCTTGGAATTGGTATTCCGACTTTGGTGGCAAACTATATACCAGACGGAATGGACGTTGTTCTGCAATCCGAAAACGGATTATTAGGTATTGGCCCATTTCCTAAGGAAGAAGATGTAGATGCCGATTTTATCAATGCCGGTAAGCAAACCATCACACTTCAAGATGGGGCATCTTTATTTCACTCTGCCGAAAGTTTCGCAATGATTAGAGGTGAGCATATTGACCTTACCATCCTCGGAGCCATGGAGGTTTCTGAAGAAGGAGACATTGCAAACTGGAAAATTCCAGGGAAAATGGTAAAAGGGATGGGCGGTGCTATGGACTTGGTAGCCTCTGCAAAAAACATCATCGTTGCCATGCAGCAGGTAGATAAATATGGGAAGTCAAAACTTCTGCCAAAATGCAGCCTTCCGCTTACGGGCATCAATTGTATCAAAAAAGTAGTTACAGAGTTAGGGGTATATGAAATTAGTACTGAATCAGGATTTCATTTAATTGAAATCGCTCCTGGAATAAGTATTGAGCAAATCAAGGATGCAACAGCCGGAAAGTTAACAGTTGCTAAGAATCTAAAAGAGATCAAGTTTTAA
- a CDS encoding Concanavalin A-like lectin/glucanases superfamily protein, which translates to MMYSKFVIIIFASILLSSCSTPLPKEVEEAYEKLPDDLSFNFDVKPILSDKCFACHGPDEKKRESGLRLDIEEAAFKALGEDEDYYAIVPGSLSKSTAVERILSQDPDLVMPTPESHLVLTAKEKATLIKWINDGAKYEKHWAFIPVEEADIPDVENEEWVQNGIDNFVLDKLEQKGIQTSPKASKETLIRRVSFDLTGLPPTLAEIDFFVKDKSSDAFEKMVDRYLASSAYGERMASDWMDVSRYTDSDGYLDDKHRDFSPWRDWVINAFNKNMSYQQFVTWQLAGDLVENKSKESILATAFNRLHRKNSEAGIIYEEFRTEYVADRTLTLGKAFMGLTLECARCHDHKYDPISQKDYYSMFAFFNSTNEWGHAVYGPDQTPGPALLLSTDEQDKLITFLKTKVSKTENSLRAVKHTESIPAFTTAELSKGINSSLEAYYPFEKIQLKKDKVFTSNEGTGKQKPLTVKEPNIKKGKVGNALFLNEFTNAKLPPKVAWKEHTESFSIGVSIFPDTLYEDVNIFSHAEDDRNGLKGYSMFLTKNKLRFVLAHSYPQNAIEIVAKNTVAIKKWTDVVLTYDGSGKASGVHLYLNGKPQEVTVNANEVYKSILFRPDIHTYGFSGLQFGVVGRIVTFKNGGLDEFRLFNKELSALEVLHLYDPKESMKAIVGKSKLLAQHLNLEAKRESPTIKELQKWRDSLNVVVDAIPEIMVMGDLPTPRKTFVLDRGVYDAPTDEVKPNTVAAVLPFSEDLPQNRLGLTEWLFDSKNPLTARVFVNRIWAMHFGEGLVKSHDDFGNQGNIPTHPQLLDYLADGFVKSGWDIKLLHKTILSSATFQQNSKVRKELIDIDPQNELLARGPSFRFSAEMIRDNALSISGLLVNKNGGESVFPYQPAGLWDEISNKPWRYKYLQEPGEGLYRRSLYTVWKRTSPPPSMMIFDASDRTVCTVKRRNTSTPLQALVLLNDPQIIEASRVLAEKLLTIENKKEKFLIRAFRETTGRQPDAKEISLLTTFYDQQEKKYMTKKKDAIDYLSTGELKINESLDPAKTAALALTINGLLNTSEGYSRN; encoded by the coding sequence ATGATGTATTCAAAGTTCGTAATAATAATTTTCGCTTCCATTTTGCTTTCTTCGTGTAGCACTCCCTTGCCTAAGGAAGTTGAAGAAGCCTATGAAAAGTTACCCGACGATCTCAGTTTCAATTTTGACGTAAAACCCATTCTTTCCGATAAGTGTTTTGCTTGCCATGGCCCCGATGAGAAAAAAAGAGAAAGTGGTCTTAGGTTGGATATTGAAGAGGCGGCATTCAAAGCACTCGGCGAAGATGAAGACTATTATGCCATTGTTCCTGGGAGTTTATCCAAAAGCACTGCAGTAGAAAGAATCCTTTCACAAGACCCAGACCTTGTGATGCCCACGCCAGAGTCGCACTTGGTACTCACAGCAAAAGAAAAGGCCACGCTCATAAAATGGATAAATGATGGAGCTAAATATGAAAAGCACTGGGCCTTTATTCCTGTAGAAGAAGCCGATATTCCTGATGTGGAAAACGAGGAATGGGTTCAAAACGGAATTGACAATTTTGTTCTAGATAAACTTGAGCAAAAAGGAATTCAAACCTCCCCTAAAGCAAGCAAAGAAACACTAATTCGAAGGGTTAGTTTTGACCTTACTGGCTTGCCGCCAACATTGGCAGAGATAGATTTCTTCGTTAAAGACAAATCTTCTGATGCTTTTGAGAAAATGGTTGATCGCTACTTGGCTTCTTCCGCATATGGTGAGCGAATGGCTTCTGACTGGATGGACGTTTCGCGTTATACCGACAGTGATGGCTACTTAGACGACAAACACAGGGATTTTAGCCCATGGAGAGATTGGGTGATCAATGCATTTAATAAAAACATGAGCTACCAACAATTTGTCACATGGCAGTTGGCGGGAGATTTAGTAGAGAACAAATCAAAGGAAAGTATTCTAGCAACGGCATTTAATCGCTTGCATAGAAAAAACTCCGAGGCAGGTATCATTTATGAAGAATTTCGCACCGAATATGTAGCCGATCGGACGCTTACCTTAGGAAAAGCTTTCATGGGACTTACACTGGAGTGTGCTCGGTGTCATGATCATAAGTATGATCCCATTTCTCAAAAGGACTATTATAGCATGTTCGCTTTTTTCAATAGTACCAATGAATGGGGGCATGCGGTTTATGGACCTGACCAAACCCCAGGCCCCGCTCTTCTACTTTCTACTGATGAACAAGACAAACTAATTACTTTTCTCAAAACCAAAGTTTCTAAAACGGAGAATAGTTTAAGGGCAGTTAAACATACTGAGTCAATACCAGCCTTCACCACTGCTGAACTAAGTAAGGGGATAAATAGCAGCCTTGAGGCGTATTATCCTTTTGAAAAAATCCAGCTTAAAAAAGACAAAGTTTTTACTTCAAACGAAGGAACGGGTAAGCAAAAGCCCCTTACTGTAAAAGAGCCAAACATTAAGAAAGGGAAAGTAGGAAATGCCTTATTTCTCAATGAGTTTACGAATGCCAAGTTGCCTCCTAAAGTTGCTTGGAAAGAGCATACGGAGTCTTTTTCTATTGGGGTTTCGATTTTTCCAGACACCCTTTACGAAGATGTAAATATATTTTCACATGCCGAAGATGACCGCAACGGGCTGAAGGGGTATTCTATGTTTTTGACCAAAAACAAACTTCGATTTGTATTGGCACATTCTTATCCTCAAAATGCCATAGAAATTGTAGCCAAAAATACTGTCGCAATCAAAAAATGGACGGATGTGGTGCTTACTTATGATGGCTCAGGAAAAGCCAGTGGTGTTCACCTTTACTTGAATGGTAAACCTCAAGAAGTAACTGTAAATGCAAACGAGGTTTATAAAAGTATCTTGTTTCGACCAGATATTCACACTTATGGTTTCTCTGGCTTGCAGTTTGGAGTTGTAGGAAGAATTGTAACTTTTAAAAATGGGGGCTTAGACGAATTTCGACTATTCAATAAAGAGCTTTCTGCCTTGGAGGTTTTACACCTTTATGATCCAAAGGAAAGTATGAAAGCAATTGTTGGAAAAAGTAAACTCTTAGCTCAGCATTTAAATTTAGAAGCAAAGAGAGAAAGCCCTACCATAAAGGAGCTTCAAAAATGGAGAGATAGCTTAAATGTTGTTGTAGATGCTATTCCTGAGATTATGGTGATGGGAGATTTGCCTACACCCAGAAAAACATTTGTCCTTGACAGGGGAGTCTACGACGCTCCTACTGATGAAGTAAAGCCAAATACGGTAGCTGCAGTATTGCCATTTTCGGAAGATCTTCCCCAAAATAGATTGGGCTTAACAGAATGGTTATTTGATTCAAAGAACCCACTCACAGCTCGTGTGTTCGTAAATAGAATTTGGGCGATGCATTTCGGTGAAGGTTTGGTTAAATCGCACGACGATTTTGGAAATCAAGGAAATATTCCGACTCACCCACAATTGCTAGACTACCTTGCCGATGGCTTTGTGAAATCTGGCTGGGATATCAAGCTTTTGCACAAAACTATATTGAGTTCAGCGACTTTTCAGCAAAACTCCAAAGTGCGAAAAGAACTAATTGATATTGACCCACAAAATGAGCTTTTGGCTCGTGGTCCTAGTTTTAGATTTTCGGCAGAAATGATTAGAGATAATGCATTGTCAATAAGTGGGTTACTGGTCAATAAAAATGGAGGAGAAAGTGTTTTTCCTTACCAGCCAGCGGGTCTGTGGGATGAAATATCAAACAAGCCATGGAGGTACAAATACCTGCAAGAACCAGGAGAAGGGCTTTATAGAAGAAGCCTTTATACGGTGTGGAAGCGAACATCCCCTCCACCGAGTATGATGATATTTGATGCTTCTGATCGTACGGTGTGTACCGTAAAACGAAGAAATACGAGTACGCCTTTACAAGCCCTGGTGTTGCTCAATGACCCACAGATTATAGAAGCGTCAAGAGTACTTGCAGAAAAGCTATTAACCATTGAAAACAAGAAAGAGAAATTCTTGATAAGAGCTTTTAGAGAAACTACTGGCCGACAACCAGACGCTAAAGAAATCAGCTTGCTGACCACGTTTTATGATCAGCAAGAAAAGAAATACATGACCAAAAAGAAAGATGCTATTGACTACCTTTCTACTGGTGAGTTGAAAATAAATGAAAGCCTAGATCCCGCAAAAACTGCGGCTTTGGCTCTTACAATAAACGGATTATTGAATACCTCCGAAGGGTATTCTAGAAACTAG